A single Phytohabitans houttuyneae DNA region contains:
- a CDS encoding sensor histidine kinase, translated as MRLWRIKRVDLVVAVVFLTVALFEELTAPHRLPFWWLRLGFAVALVVVRRAAPLATLLLDVAVVQVLWLPTEVDDYRVWQAFCLFIGLHTVGREIILRGPDRDPLWRRLLAAAMLAATIAVLVGQRTTMTSDVFASAGYTVAAWLSGLLLQVQARRDAERSAALAAAQSLRADQALADERARIARELHDMVAHSVTVMVLQAAAVRRRLGTAQEAERDLLAGVEQAGRDAVTELRRTLGLLRGAEAAGTVPQRGLADLDELLDQIREAGVAVHLSTEGAPRPLPASLDLSAYRIVQEALTNVLKHSAARRATVTIAYGTDDLRLTVADTGGGRPHPGVSRTPADATAAGGHGLVGMRERAAMFGGRLAAGPEPGGGYRVGAVLPLARPHTYAEASS; from the coding sequence ATGCGGCTGTGGCGGATCAAGCGGGTCGACCTGGTGGTCGCTGTCGTGTTCCTGACCGTCGCCCTGTTCGAGGAGCTGACGGCGCCGCACCGCCTGCCGTTCTGGTGGCTGCGCCTCGGCTTCGCGGTCGCGCTCGTGGTGGTGCGCCGCGCCGCGCCGCTGGCCACCCTCCTGCTCGACGTCGCCGTGGTGCAGGTGCTGTGGCTGCCGACCGAGGTCGACGACTACCGGGTGTGGCAGGCGTTCTGCCTGTTCATCGGGCTGCACACGGTCGGCCGCGAGATCATCCTGCGCGGGCCGGACCGCGACCCGCTGTGGCGCCGCCTCCTGGCGGCCGCGATGCTCGCCGCGACCATCGCGGTGCTGGTCGGGCAGCGCACGACGATGACCTCCGACGTGTTCGCCTCGGCCGGCTACACGGTCGCCGCCTGGCTGTCGGGGCTGCTGCTGCAGGTCCAGGCCCGGCGCGACGCCGAGCGGTCCGCGGCGCTCGCCGCCGCCCAGTCCCTGCGCGCCGACCAGGCACTCGCCGACGAGCGCGCCCGCATCGCCCGCGAGCTGCACGACATGGTGGCCCACAGCGTCACCGTCATGGTGCTGCAGGCCGCCGCCGTCCGCCGCCGCCTCGGCACGGCCCAGGAGGCCGAGCGCGACCTGCTGGCCGGCGTCGAGCAGGCCGGCCGCGACGCGGTGACCGAGCTGCGGCGCACGCTGGGCCTGCTGCGCGGCGCCGAGGCGGCCGGCACCGTCCCGCAGCGGGGGCTCGCCGACCTCGACGAGCTGCTCGACCAGATCCGCGAGGCCGGCGTCGCGGTCCACCTGTCGACCGAGGGCGCGCCACGGCCGCTGCCGGCCAGCCTCGACCTGTCGGCATACCGGATCGTCCAGGAGGCCCTGACCAACGTGCTCAAGCACTCCGCCGCCCGGCGCGCCACCGTCACGATCGCCTACGGGACCGACGACCTGCGCCTCACCGTCGCCGACACCGGTGGCGGCCGCCCCCACCCCGGCGTGAGCCGCACGCCCGCGGACGCGACGGCGGCCGGTGGGCACGGCCTGGTGGGGATGCGGGAGCGGGCGGCCATGTTCGGCGGCCGCCTGGCCGCGGGGCCCGAGCCGGGTGGCGGCTACCGGGTCGGCGCGGTGCTTCCGCTGGCCCGCCCGCACACCTACGCGGAGGCGTCCTCATGA
- a CDS encoding sulfotransferase family protein, which yields MTRVLFVAGSGRSGSTLVTNVLGQAEGVFAAGELRYLWQRGAVEDRPCGCGQSFAECPVWTRVMKRLDADPAAVVADLGGRLRMRRLPAMLWRRRVEAHPAVAALYAALGSDLVVDSSKLPPYGLLVDGLPGVETRVLHLVRDPRATAFSWRRRRGLDGPDDPALMSRPPVAKAALLWLVWNATAALLWRRSGRYLRVRYEDFVADPAGVTARIADFAGVRGVDVPHGTVHLAPTHAVAGNPSRHRTGDVAVVADDEWVRGLSRPAFALVTAITAPLLWRWRYPLRRPAAKGG from the coding sequence GTGACGCGCGTGCTCTTCGTGGCCGGCAGCGGCCGCAGCGGCTCCACGCTGGTCACCAACGTGCTCGGGCAGGCCGAGGGCGTCTTCGCGGCCGGCGAGCTGCGCTACCTGTGGCAACGCGGCGCGGTCGAGGACCGGCCGTGCGGGTGTGGACAGTCCTTCGCGGAGTGTCCGGTATGGACCCGGGTGATGAAGCGGCTCGACGCCGACCCGGCGGCCGTGGTGGCCGACCTCGGCGGCCGGCTGCGGATGCGGCGGCTGCCGGCGATGCTGTGGCGGCGCCGCGTCGAGGCCCATCCGGCGGTGGCCGCGCTCTACGCCGCGCTCGGGTCCGACCTGGTCGTCGACTCCTCCAAGCTCCCGCCGTACGGCCTGCTCGTCGACGGCCTGCCCGGCGTCGAGACGCGCGTGCTGCACCTCGTGCGCGACCCGCGGGCCACCGCCTTCTCGTGGCGGCGCCGCCGCGGCCTCGACGGCCCGGACGACCCGGCCCTCATGAGCCGCCCGCCGGTGGCCAAGGCCGCGCTGCTCTGGCTGGTGTGGAACGCGACCGCCGCGCTGCTGTGGCGCCGCTCGGGCCGCTACCTGCGGGTGCGCTACGAGGACTTCGTCGCCGACCCCGCCGGGGTCACCGCCCGCATCGCCGACTTCGCCGGAGTGCGCGGCGTCGACGTCCCGCACGGCACCGTCCACTTGGCACCGACCCACGCGGTGGCCGGCAACCCGTCCCGCCACCGCACCGGCGACGTGGCCGTGGTCGCCGACGACGAATGGGTGCGCGGGCTTTCCCGACCCGCCTTCGCTCTGGTCACGGCCATCACCGCGCCCTTATTGTGGCGCTGGCGCTACCCCCTGCGCCGTCCCGCCGCCAAGGGAGGCTGA
- a CDS encoding META domain-containing protein: METRLFPGVAVAGERHTGDARPTGMRIAAVAVLLVAVLAGCADPAAGPDGTAAPQDPDPVALVGNWLVKGTGEEEGTVLRLAAEGADLSLFRPCGMLTGGWRADGSGIFLAAVPGEVPCGGSAPSPPPDWLLDATGYRLVGADRELLDAGGRVVARLVASHEPAPVDTTQVWSKLAEPPAVTDEVRQALRPAAPLPAGLTPITAGTVAGRWVARDGVRRPQEPYVELRADRTWTGSDGCNTGGGRWTAGSGGTLLATSGPVTEIGCDNHPAMGWLYEARRAAIDGDQLVLLDVDAKEVGRLAR, from the coding sequence GTGGAGACACGCCTTTTCCCCGGCGTCGCGGTGGCCGGGGAACGCCACACCGGGGACGCGCGTCCAACCGGAATGCGAATCGCCGCCGTTGCCGTACTCCTCGTCGCTGTCCTGGCGGGTTGCGCCGACCCCGCCGCCGGCCCGGACGGCACCGCCGCCCCGCAGGACCCGGACCCTGTCGCGCTGGTCGGCAACTGGCTGGTGAAGGGCACCGGCGAGGAGGAGGGCACGGTCCTGCGGCTCGCCGCCGAGGGCGCGGACCTGTCGCTGTTCCGGCCGTGCGGGATGCTCACCGGCGGCTGGCGCGCGGACGGCTCGGGCATATTTCTCGCGGCCGTGCCGGGCGAGGTGCCCTGCGGTGGCTCCGCCCCGTCACCGCCGCCCGACTGGCTCCTGGATGCCACCGGGTACCGGCTGGTGGGCGCCGACCGCGAGCTGCTCGACGCCGGCGGGCGGGTGGTGGCCCGCCTGGTGGCCAGCCACGAGCCGGCACCGGTGGACACGACCCAGGTGTGGTCCAAGCTCGCCGAGCCGCCGGCCGTCACGGACGAGGTGCGGCAGGCGCTGCGGCCCGCCGCGCCGCTGCCCGCAGGCCTCACGCCGATCACCGCGGGCACGGTGGCCGGCCGCTGGGTGGCCCGGGACGGCGTGCGCCGGCCGCAGGAGCCGTACGTCGAGCTGAGGGCCGACCGCACGTGGACCGGGTCGGACGGCTGCAACACCGGCGGCGGCCGGTGGACCGCCGGCAGCGGCGGCACGCTGCTCGCCACGTCCGGGCCGGTCACCGAGATCGGCTGCGACAACCACCCCGCGATGGGCTGGCTGTACGAGGCACGGCGGGCCGCGATCGACGGCGACCAGCTCGTCCTGCTCGACGTGGACGCCAAGGAGGTGGGCCGCCTCGCCCGCTAA
- a CDS encoding response regulator has protein sequence MIRVALADDQAMIRAGLRMVLETEPDLQVVAEAADGADALAVTRRLQPDVVLLDIAMPRLDGLAAARRIAALPAPPRIIMLTTFDSDENLYAALRAGASGFLLKVSPPEQLVAAIRVVAGGAALLDPAVTTRVIAAFAHQPAPQPPPELGQLTPRELDVLRLLARGLSNSEIADRLTLGEATVKTHVARVLMKLALRDRVQAVVYAYENGVVRVGA, from the coding sequence ATGATCCGCGTCGCGCTCGCCGACGACCAGGCGATGATCCGCGCCGGCCTGCGCATGGTGCTGGAGACGGAGCCCGACCTCCAGGTCGTGGCGGAGGCCGCCGACGGCGCGGACGCCCTCGCGGTGACCCGGCGTTTGCAGCCCGACGTGGTGCTGCTGGACATCGCGATGCCCCGGCTCGACGGGCTGGCCGCCGCGCGGCGGATCGCGGCGCTGCCGGCACCGCCGCGGATCATCATGCTGACCACGTTCGACAGCGACGAAAACCTCTACGCGGCACTGCGCGCCGGCGCGAGCGGCTTCCTGCTCAAGGTCTCGCCGCCCGAGCAGCTGGTCGCCGCGATCAGGGTCGTCGCCGGCGGCGCCGCGCTGCTCGATCCGGCGGTCACCACGCGGGTCATCGCGGCGTTCGCGCACCAGCCCGCCCCGCAGCCGCCGCCCGAGCTGGGCCAGCTCACGCCGCGCGAGCTTGACGTGCTGCGGCTGCTGGCCCGTGGACTGTCCAATTCGGAGATAGCCGACCGGCTGACGCTCGGCGAGGCGACCGTCAAGACGCACGTGGCGCGGGTGCTGATGAAGCTCGCCCTGCGCGACCGGGTCCAGGCCGTGGTGTATGCCTACGAGAACGGCGTCGTCCGGGTCGGCGCGTGA
- a CDS encoding sulfotransferase family protein codes for MIAVVVGTGRCGSTLVQELLTRHPAVGFISGVDDRLSRLNLDGRFNGRIYRRMGPRPAGMTSLKHSTRLLERGRLRVAPSEAYRLIDRHVFAGFSRPCRDLLADDLTPRMAARLRAFFQRRVERQRCDVLLQHLTGWPRTGFLHAAFSDLRVIHVVRDGRAVANSWLQMGWWDGWRGPDNWLYGPLPAPLRQEWEDSGRSFPVLAALGWRMLMDAYAQARAVHPAAQWLDVRYEDLVRAPNEQTARMLSFLGLQWTTDFEAGFARHHFHTERDAAYRQELTAAQVAAMERALDKALPQWGYES; via the coding sequence GTGATAGCCGTCGTCGTGGGCACCGGGCGGTGCGGGTCGACGCTGGTGCAGGAGCTGCTCACGCGCCATCCGGCGGTCGGCTTCATCTCCGGCGTCGACGACAGGCTGTCCCGGCTCAACCTCGACGGCCGCTTCAACGGCCGCATCTACCGGCGGATGGGCCCCCGCCCGGCGGGCATGACCTCGCTCAAGCACAGCACCAGGCTGCTGGAGCGGGGCCGCCTGCGGGTCGCACCCTCGGAGGCGTACCGGCTGATCGACCGCCACGTCTTCGCCGGCTTCTCCCGCCCCTGCCGCGACCTGCTCGCCGACGACCTGACGCCGCGGATGGCGGCCCGGCTGCGGGCGTTCTTCCAGCGGCGGGTCGAGCGGCAGCGCTGCGACGTGCTGCTGCAGCACCTGACCGGCTGGCCGCGCACCGGGTTCCTGCACGCCGCGTTCAGCGACCTGCGGGTCATCCACGTGGTCCGCGACGGCCGCGCGGTGGCCAACTCGTGGCTGCAGATGGGCTGGTGGGACGGGTGGCGCGGCCCGGACAACTGGCTGTACGGTCCGCTGCCGGCCCCGCTGCGCCAGGAGTGGGAGGACTCGGGGCGCTCGTTTCCGGTGCTCGCCGCGCTCGGCTGGCGCATGCTGATGGACGCGTACGCGCAGGCCCGCGCCGTGCACCCGGCCGCGCAGTGGCTCGACGTGCGCTACGAGGACCTGGTCCGCGCGCCCAACGAGCAGACCGCGCGGATGCTGAGCTTCCTCGGGTTGCAGTGGACCACCGACTTCGAGGCCGGGTTCGCGCGGCACCACTTCCACACCGAGCGCGACGCGGCGTACCGCCAGGAGCTCACCGCCGCCCAGGTGGCCGCGATGGAGCGCGCGCTGGACAAGGCGCTGCCCCAGTGGGGCTACGAGAGCTAG